Sequence from the Muntiacus reevesi chromosome 9, mMunRee1.1, whole genome shotgun sequence genome:
AGATAACCCTCTAAGGTGGATTTACTTGCCAGTTTCTCCCCTCCAGGTGTTAAGTCCTTATCATATTCTTGTGGCCAAAGTAATAGCAAAAGGTAGACAGGAATCTGTGACTTATTTGGGGAGAGATCCCCACTTTATCTGTATTCCCTTTTCAATTGAACAGCAACTATGGCTCtctcaattttctgatgattGGGCAATTGCCCTTGCACAGTATGCaggagagattaaacaacattatcCTGCTAATAAATTGCTACAATTTGCACAGctgcatcagtttatttttccaaaagtcgtGCAGCAATGCCCTTTGGAAAAGGGGACAACTGTCTTTACTGATGGATCTTCCAATGGCATGGCCAGTTTGGTGATTGAAATTGAATCTTATTATTGTCAAACCTCATATTCATCAGCTCAAGAAGTAGAGCTttctgcagtactccaggctctacaacgtgttcctcaaagttttaatttatactctgaCAGTCATTATGTTGTCAGAGCTCTCTCAGTCATTGAAACAGTACCCCTCATTGGAGCTGCAAAGCCCTCTATTCAgaccttgtttttgaaaattcagaatctcattcGAGCCCAACTCATCCTTGCTTTTTTGGGCACATACGCGCTCATACTGCCCTTCCTGGGCCTTTAGCAGCCGGGAATGCTCTGGCTACCCGTATGGTATGTTATTCTTCCTTAACCCCTATCTCTGCAGCACAGGACTCTCATGCAATACACCATCAGAATAGCAATTCTTTATGGTTACAATTTGGAATTTCTCAGGAAGCCGCTCGTCAAATTGTAAAAGCTTGTCCTACTTGTCCACAATTTTTTGTGCTCCCAACATATGGGGTCAACCCTCGAGGCTTGCTCCCTAATGATCTATGGCAAATGGATGTTACTCACATCCCTGATTTTGGTAAATTAAAATATGTGCACGTTACTGTCGAtaccttttctggtttcctcatggcCACACTTCAACCTGGAGAGGCTAATAAGCATTGTTTTCAGCATTGCTTACGGAGCTTTTCTGCTATGGGCCTACCTAAATGCATCAAAGCAGACAATGGCCCTGGATATACTGGTTGCAATTTTCAAGCCTTCTGTGCCCAATTACAAATTGTGCATAAGAGTGGTATTCCATATAATCCACAGGGCCAAGAAATTGTTGAGCGGGCACATCAAACTCTTCAGCAccaactgaaaaaattaaaaagggggagTTTGTATGCTATTACACCTAACAATCTTCTTAGTCatgctttgtttgttttgaattttttaagccTTGACCGAGATGGCAAATCAGCAGCTCAACGTTTTTGGCACTATGATAATAAAAAGGCTCGGTCATTGGTCAGGTGGAAGGACCCGCTGGAAGGCAGATGGCATGGGCCGGATCCAGTTCTAATATGGGGGAGAGTTCAAGTTTGTGTTTTCCCACAGAATGCCGAAGCGCCGCGCTGGCTCCCGGAAAGTTTGGTACGCACGGCGGAGGCTATCGCTGGTGGAACTTACGATCCAGGAGACAGCCCCGCTACCAACAACCCAGCAGATACAGGTGCTGTTACAAATGGCGTGTGATAATTCTCCGAATCTTCCCACCGCTTCGCCTACTAATATATTGATTTCTCTATTACTTCTTTTAAACCAGATAAGTTCCATGAATGCTGATGTCTTTTGGGCATATGTTCCTGATCCTCCACTATTACAACCCGTTGGGTGGGAAATGAACTTTGTTCCCGTGTATGTAAATAATGCAATCTTATTAGGAGGCTTCTCTGATAAGCACATCTCTCTTCAAAGTGCTAGTATTTCTTATTCTGGATCCTCTTCACAATTACCAATGTGTTTTTTCCGAAATCATAATGTTTCAGGATGTCTTACTGTTACAGATGCAGGATACTTTGCTTATGATGATGACCATGACCGTAATTGGATAGTGGATATTCCTAGCACTACAAAATCCACAGGATATGGACGACGAGTCAATGGAACTGGACCTAAAGACATTCCATTTTGTGGCCTAGGGGTAAAAGGCGATATATAGCTGTGCCATGGAGACTTTGTAGAGATGAGACTGCTACTGTATATTCTATTACTAATGACACACATTCCCTTTGGGATTGGTCGCCAGACTCCAACAGGAACCCCGGAAAGGAAGGCAGCAGACAACTTGCAGCCAGAATTTAGAATCTTGGTGGTACTATGGTGTACCAGACCGAGATATGGAAGTTGTTGGCCGCTTTCGGAACAGATGGGTCCCTTTTGCAGACCGGAGAGAAGACCAAAGGAGTACAATCCTGGAGAGCGCATTGGTGGAATGAGACTTGGATTATCCTCGGGCCTGTGTACCCTATCCCTTTATGATCCTTGTTGGCTCTGTGACTCTTTCTAAAAATGCTAGTCTATATCATGTTCATTGTTTCAATTGTACCCTGACTAATTGTATAAGaggtatgaaaaataattttggggCTCTGATAGTCAAACAACTGCCCTTCATCATGATGCCTGTGAACCTCACTGATTTTGGTATGAGGCGCCAGGGTTTGAGCTGTGGAATAAGATGAGTACAACCCTTGATAGGCCATGAAGGGGGATAGGATTAATAATTCTAGGAATAGCAACGCTTGTAACTTTAATTGCTTCTGCTATTACTGCTTCTGTATCTTTAGCTCAATCTGTGCATACTGCTAGCATTGTAGACGATTTagcaaaatatacttttaaagctTTAGGAATTCAAGAAGATATAGATAGAAAGTTGGAGGATAGACTAAACACGCTTTATGATGCAGTAAGATTCTTGGGGGAAGAGGTACAAGGGTTAAAGCTAAAAACCAAGATTAGATGTCATGCTAACTATCGTTGGATTTGTGTTACGCCAAAAGTTTATAATAATACTGAGACCCCttggaataagataaaattacatttaaatggaatttggtataatgaaaacatttccttagATCTAATACAACTTCATCAGGAAATTCTTGATATAGAAAATGCTCCTTGGGCTAGTATGGATTTGGCAAAAAAATGTTGAAGAGTTTGTtaacagtttgttttccaattttccctcTGTAACTACAGTTTGGCACCTTTTTTCGGGGGTCGTGGCTGTGCTCCTAGTGTTTGCGCTTTTGGTGTGCATTATACCTTGTATTATAAAGAAATTCATTACTGAGTTGTGGGACATCAAGGCTACCCTACACAATAATTATCTGCGCTATAAAAATCAGGCAcgtcattttattaaataaaagaggGGGAGCTGCGGGGAGCGGCCTGAACCGAAAGGctggctctgggagctgccttgatcctcaagggtctgttcacagacatagctctctgtcccaccACCCCTCTCTGGAACTTATTATCTAAGTTaatcttaaagaacatttgtaagccttgaatgcacacatgacgcagatggataagcctttcacgaccacccttaagataaacagGATGCCTTTGGTgctatcagagagttctggtgattgttatctcaaagtgatgtttatggaaaaatattttctcttcttaagattttcttcttggtttagtataaatgtaaccctgagaaataaagaatcaccACTGACTGCAgtgatcctctcgaccccatctgttctgtctttatttcttagcctaaaggaacgcgtcgtgttgctcgctgaaatcttccGGCTGGTTCCGGCAGTCTTGAAAGGGACTGACAGAATGTTTATAGTGTTGTTATTCCTATCAGCTGAAAAGTTGAAGCAAGCCAGTGTTCATCTTTTGAAAAATGGATTGGCAAAGTGTATTATATCCGTAACATGAAACGCTATTCAGCCACATAATGAAACAAAATTCTAACacatgtaacaacatggatgaaacttgaaaatattttaccgCAGAAAATAAACCTGATGGGAAACACAcgcactctctcacacacacacacacacacacacacacacacacacactgcatgatTCTCCTTATAGGCAAGGCCAATAATAGGAAACCGCATAGTATCAGAACGTAGATTAGCAATCtccaggctccagagggaggaagggagagtgaGAACTAGTAGGCGTAGATTTCTTCTTGGACTGATGAAGATGTTCTGGAACTAGACAGCAGTAATGAGTGAGCAAACTTGAAAGTGTACAAAATCAAATAACTGTATACATTAGAAGGATGATTTTATGACATAGGATTATATTTCAAGATAAAAGTTTATTAGATTTCAAGATAAAAATATGATCAAAGTGCAATATTCTGACATGAGGTAGTGAAGGAGAATATTTCAAAAACACAATGaacaatcacaaagagttggatgaagGGGGACCTTTTAGAATTTCACTCTAAGTTTCCTCTTTGACTAGAGAAGGAGGAGATAGTTTCCGGGTAGCTGACACACACCATACAAATCGTTTGCAGTACCCTTCCTTCCATAGAGCAAGTTGGACACAGTAATGAAGCCCAAACACTCAGCTTCTGCTAAGCTGTTCCTGAATTCGCAGGGGAATGTTGAGGTGGTGGTTCTGTTTCAAAGCCCGTCTGACTCTTGCATCCTCagggatggcagcacaccaggctcctctgtcctccactttctcccagagttagctcaaattaacgtccattgagtcagacaCTCTCTAGCCATGTCTTCCATGTCAGGGGAATATACAGGAGCAGAAATATAATTAATGAAGTGTTTGAATAACACTAAAGCCTAAGGGCCGTAGCACAGGGATTTAAGTCCCAATATACCTTGTGAAATAAAAGACCAAATGCTCATTACTGTTGAGCTCCCTAAGACCTGCTCTTTCCAGGTACGTTTCCAGATCCtaacttaagaaaaataagagaaaatatttaaagtggggggggggaggggaataAAAGTTTGTAAATGAAGGACTTTATGCCTACCTACTCACTAAAATCTGCATTTAATggcagaaataatattttcttcacaACATTGGAAGCATCTGTGTGAACCTGTTaacattcataattttatttttctgttggctCACATAAAAGTCTTTGCTCCTTTTTTCACTGAGCGACTGTACATGAATTTAAGGTGTTTTgttttatagaaacaaaaaaattaaggtgTGCTTTGTTTTATAGCATAGTTatcacaataaaaacaaaaacatgtacaAATCCACCTCCATGTAGACCACACACTATATTTACTTAGGTCTAAAGAAAAAGTCCACTGCTTTCATttacattaacatatatacacaggtatacacataAATACCACAGAGAGAGCAAGGtctttgcattttagaaatatttattgtccGTCATCTAATTTACACTCAATTAAATTGAGAGTCATTTAAAATGACTCTCCATTGCATTTAAAGTGATGCAAATATATGTGGTACATTCTGTTATTTTCACTTCCTTTTAGCTCTTTTCATCCACAAGAGTCATCCTAGACAGTAACCTCTCCACAAAGAGGTAATGAGCATTATGCGAAAGCAATAACAAATTTCTAGAAAGCAGGTCAGTAATAACATATTTCATGTCTCCCCAAATGCTAAGCAGAAGATAAGTTAAAACCAGTAACATAATGATGTTTATTATTACTAGTCAGTGATATACTCACTGTTTCTGGAACTAAGAAGAACACTCTTAAACCATTCATGCTTTTTGGAGAGACAAAAACtagtaatcaaaaaaaaaaaaaaaatttaaaaaatttaaaaaaaaagaaaagaaaaaaaaaactagtaatcattttttttttcttttgtattcatgtgaatatttttaaacaaagcaaaAGCTCAGTCCAAAGTCTTAGAATCTGGTTTTGCTAATATTGGTGTCTCTTCCATGTGGTTTTAAAGAATTGAAGAAAGGTAATATCAACCAGCTCTACTCTCTGATATAAGGAAAATAAGGGACAGAGAAGAGATTTTAGAAGTAGCAACCTCATGAATGGCATCTAGATTGACTTGAAACATTCTCAAACATCTTCCTTATATGCCTTTTATTATTGCAGAATGGATAGTTATGCCTCTTTAAAGAGTAGGTACAAGACTGGATTATTTTCTAAGTATAAAAAGACAATTAAGGAAAAAATGCTCtgccttatgatttttttttttttttttagacgtGCAGAAGCATTAAACATGCATATGTGATTTTCTTGGTAACCTTCTCAAAAGTTTACACAAGATCTAAGAAGAATGGAAAGAGAGAATTGCTCctcctttactgaatttattttcttgggaattACTGATAACACTAAGAACAAAGTGATCCTATTTACAATGTTTCTCCTTGTTTATCTCATCAACCTTCTGGCAAATCTTGGAATGATAACTCTGATTAGGATGGATCCCCAgctgcacacacccatgtactttttcctcagccacctctccttcTGTGACCTCTGCTATTCCACAGCCATTGGCCCTAAGATGCTGGTGGACCTATTCGCCAAGATCAAATCAATCCCCGCCTATGGCTGTGCTCTGCAATTCTTGGTTCTCTGTACCTTTGTAGATTCTGAGTGTCTCCTGCTggcagtgatggcctatgaccggtacAAGGCCGTCAGCAGCCCCTTGCTCTATGCGGTCAGCATGTCCAGCAGGCTGTGCTCCCTGCTCATGGTGGGGGTTTACCTGGTGGGGGTGATAGATGTTTTGATAAACACAACATTAGCATTCCGCTTATGCTTCTGTGGGTCAAATGAGATTAACCACTTTTTATGTGATGTTCCTCCTCTCCTGTTGATATCTTGCTCAGACACACAGGTCAATGAGTTAGTGATATTCATGATTTTTGGCTTTATTGAATTAAGCTCCATTTCAGGAGTCCTTGTCTCTTATTGTTATATCATCCTATCAGTCTTGAAGATCCACTCTGCTGAAGGGAGGTTCAAAGCTTTCTCCACCTGTACCTCCCACCTAACTGCTGTGGCAATtttccagggaactctgctctttATGTATTTCAGGCCGAGTTCTTCATACTCTCTAGATGAAGACAAAATGACCTCATTGTTTTACACTCTTGTGATTCCTATGTTAAATCCTCTGATTTACAGCCTAAGAAACAAAGATGTAAAACAGGCCctggaaaaattgaaaaataaatggtttTAGTTATCTGTATTAGGCAtttgtgtacatatatgcattcatatgaTATATTGATTGCtgatttactaaaattaaaagataggATACATGAGAATAATTTCtcaaattcttaaagtgatattTGTATTAAAGTCTAATTTTGTTTCCCCCACACATGTCATGTTTCATAATGCTTtaaggatttatatatatatatatatatgtgtgtgtgtgtatgtgtatctataatacatacatatatataaatgtaatatatatataattattatatgtatgtgtgtatatatatgtatatatatatatacatatatatatggcacTTTGTCTATGTGAAAAAGGTTTCtgtcttttccattgtagttatttttgttcattgtttaaTTCAAGCATTGTTTTCAATTGCACTAAGATTTATTGTGCATTTACTCAGTGATCTTTGAGCCTGCagcttttttatatattattatagatCTTATAGCTTATGCACTACTGAAGTTAGtactaaaaacaaatttaaaaaacagccaAGTAATTCATAATTGGCCTCAAAttcatcacaaaataaaaaataaagggctataatttcaaaacaaaagtatctAAAACTAGTCAAAAAGGAAAGCTACTTTTGATAGAGATATtcagtcaaattttaaaaaggttcAATCTGGGAAACGAAAAGGTCAGAGGATCTGACAGTTATTCAGATCTTgaagtggcatcaccgactcaatggac
This genomic interval carries:
- the LOC136174897 gene encoding olfactory receptor 5W2-like, with amino-acid sequence MERENCSSFTEFIFLGITDNTKNKVILFTMFLLVYLINLLANLGMITLIRMDPQLHTPMYFFLSHLSFCDLCYSTAIGPKMLVDLFAKIKSIPAYGCALQFLVLCTFVDSECLLLAVMAYDRYKAVSSPLLYAVSMSSRLCSLLMVGVYLVGVIDVLINTTLAFRLCFCGSNEINHFLCDVPPLLLISCSDTQVNELVIFMIFGFIELSSISGVLVSYCYIILSVLKIHSAEGRFKAFSTCTSHLTAVAIFQGTLLFMYFRPSSSYSLDEDKMTSLFYTLVIPMLNPLIYSLRNKDVKQALEKLKNKWF